The proteins below come from a single Roseiconus lacunae genomic window:
- the hemQ gene encoding hydrogen peroxide-dependent heme synthase encodes MSGRPNPHATPLPEPSTIPEKGWHCSHFLYRFRRESMPHVLSPSCVANFRAALSPAGDVKPERLASYWISGHAADFAVLVMDPDPAKVDAVHQALIAPPLGQFIEPVWSFVSISEVSEYVPSIEQYRDRLIREGATEDSPELNAKVAAYERRLPMMNEQRLRPEIPDWPAACFYPMNKSRVPDANWFMESFSDRNAMMAEHAQSGIAFAGKVSQLITVGVGLDDWEWMVTLWGRNPDYLKDIVYKMRFDKASAKYAEFGPFYVGYRASAGEILEHCKVVESGE; translated from the coding sequence ATGTCAGGTCGTCCCAATCCCCACGCCACCCCGTTGCCCGAACCCTCGACGATTCCCGAAAAGGGCTGGCATTGCAGTCACTTTCTCTATCGATTTCGTCGAGAATCCATGCCGCATGTGTTGTCGCCGAGTTGCGTGGCAAACTTTCGTGCGGCGCTGTCACCGGCCGGCGACGTCAAGCCTGAGCGTTTGGCGTCGTACTGGATCAGTGGTCACGCGGCAGACTTTGCCGTCCTGGTGATGGATCCCGACCCGGCAAAAGTCGACGCGGTCCATCAAGCATTGATCGCGCCGCCACTGGGCCAATTTATTGAACCGGTTTGGTCATTTGTCTCGATCAGCGAAGTCAGCGAGTACGTGCCGTCGATCGAGCAGTACCGCGATCGTTTGATTCGCGAAGGTGCCACCGAGGATAGTCCCGAACTGAATGCGAAAGTAGCGGCGTACGAGCGACGGCTTCCGATGATGAACGAGCAGCGACTGCGTCCGGAGATTCCGGATTGGCCCGCCGCCTGTTTCTATCCAATGAACAAATCTCGCGTCCCCGACGCGAACTGGTTCATGGAATCGTTTAGCGATCGCAACGCGATGATGGCCGAGCACGCGCAGAGCGGTATCGCGTTCGCCGGCAAGGTGTCTCAGTTGATCACCGTCGGGGTCGGTTTAGATGACTGGGAGTGGATGGTCACGCTTTGGGGACGCAACCCAGACTACTTGAAAGATATCGTCTATAAGATGCGATTCGACAAGGCAAGCGCGAAGTATGCGGAGTTCGGTCCATTTTATGTTGGGTACCGCGCCTCGGCGGGCGAGATCCTTGAGCATTGCAAGGTTGTCGAATCGGGAGAGTAG